In Halopelagius longus, the following proteins share a genomic window:
- a CDS encoding acyl-CoA thioesterase yields the protein MTDLMDTYIENRQLVQPNHTNNYDMAHGGNVMKWMDIVGALSAMRFAGETCVTARMNQVDFVQPIPRGDTALIQSYVYDAGRTSVKVRLKTFREDPQTGEREPTTESYFVYVAIDDVRDPTPVPELTVNSEKGERLRDEALAGEKGREAAETN from the coding sequence CCTACATCGAGAACCGCCAGTTGGTCCAGCCGAACCACACCAACAACTACGACATGGCCCACGGCGGCAACGTGATGAAGTGGATGGACATCGTCGGCGCGCTCTCGGCGATGCGCTTTGCGGGCGAGACGTGCGTCACCGCCCGGATGAATCAGGTCGACTTCGTCCAGCCGATTCCCCGCGGCGACACGGCGCTGATTCAGTCGTACGTCTACGACGCCGGGCGGACGAGCGTCAAGGTGCGACTGAAGACGTTCCGCGAGGACCCCCAGACCGGCGAACGCGAACCGACCACGGAGTCGTACTTCGTCTACGTCGCCATAGACGACGTGCGGGACCCGACGCCGGTGCCCGAACTCACCGTCAACTCCGAGAAGGGAGAGCGCCTCCGAGACGAAGCGCTCGCGGGCGAGAAGGGCCGAGAGGCGGCCGAGACGAACTAA
- a CDS encoding glycerate kinase type-2 family protein, with amino-acid sequence MRDVTLDADAPTSAHETALACLRDAIEAVLPYRVVRDSVSLDGETLRVAEESYDLGDFDRIVVVGGGKAANGVADALETVLGDRIDAGAVVTPNPDESDASNGSAGSSDGGRIERLPGDHPVPSERGVESSRRLLEVLDGADERTLVLAAITGGGSAVIPTPAEGVSLSDLRTTTDELLRSGADISELNAVRKHLSTLKGGGLAERAAPATVVGLMLSDVVGNDLGVIASGPTAPDETTYDDALSVLDRYDLSVPESVRDRLERGAAGELDETPTRGDAVFERVHNHVLADGHTALSAAREAARERGYDALVLSSRVRGEAREAAKTHAAVAEEAAATGDPLSPPAVVLSGGECTVTVRGDGEGGPNLEFCLSSARELDTRAVVAAVDSDGEDGGTTVAGAVVDEGTVESEDEAAAALAENDALPYLRERGTLIRTGPTGTNVNDLRVVVVGGEAGHAADD; translated from the coding sequence ATGCGCGATGTCACGTTAGACGCCGACGCGCCCACGTCGGCGCACGAGACTGCGTTGGCCTGCCTGCGAGACGCCATCGAGGCGGTTCTCCCGTACCGCGTCGTCCGCGACTCCGTGTCGCTCGACGGCGAGACGCTCCGGGTCGCAGAGGAGTCGTACGACCTCGGCGACTTCGACCGAATCGTCGTCGTCGGAGGCGGGAAGGCCGCAAACGGCGTCGCGGACGCCCTCGAAACCGTCCTCGGCGACAGAATCGACGCGGGGGCCGTCGTCACGCCGAACCCCGACGAATCGGACGCGTCGAACGGGTCGGCGGGGTCGAGCGACGGCGGCCGAATCGAACGGTTACCGGGCGACCATCCCGTCCCCTCCGAACGCGGCGTCGAGAGTTCGCGCCGTCTCCTGGAGGTTCTCGACGGCGCGGACGAACGGACGCTCGTCCTCGCGGCGATAACCGGCGGCGGCAGCGCCGTGATTCCGACGCCCGCCGAGGGCGTCTCGCTTTCGGACCTGCGGACGACCACCGACGAACTCCTCCGGTCGGGCGCGGACATCTCGGAACTCAACGCCGTCCGCAAGCACCTCTCGACGCTCAAAGGCGGGGGACTCGCCGAACGCGCCGCGCCCGCGACGGTGGTCGGACTGATGCTCAGCGACGTGGTGGGCAACGACTTGGGCGTCATCGCCTCCGGACCGACTGCGCCCGACGAGACGACGTACGACGACGCCCTGTCGGTGCTCGACCGCTACGACCTCTCGGTGCCCGAGTCGGTGCGCGACAGACTCGAACGCGGGGCCGCCGGCGAACTCGACGAGACGCCCACCCGCGGGGACGCCGTCTTCGAACGGGTGCACAACCACGTTCTCGCGGACGGGCACACGGCGCTCTCGGCGGCCCGCGAGGCCGCCCGCGAACGAGGGTACGACGCGCTCGTCCTCTCCTCGCGCGTCCGCGGCGAGGCGCGCGAGGCGGCGAAGACGCACGCCGCCGTCGCCGAGGAGGCGGCGGCGACGGGCGACCCCCTCTCGCCGCCCGCCGTCGTCCTCTCCGGCGGCGAGTGCACCGTCACCGTCCGCGGCGACGGCGAGGGGGGCCCCAACTTGGAGTTCTGCCTCTCTTCGGCCCGCGAGTTGGACACCCGCGCCGTCGTCGCCGCCGTCGATAGCGACGGCGAGGACGGCGGCACGACCGTCGCGGGCGCGGTAGTGGACGAGGGGACGGTCGAATCCGAGGACGAGGCGGCGGCGGCACTCGCCGAGAACGACGCCCTCCCGTACCTCCGCGAGAGGGGGACGCTGATTCGGACGGGCCCGACGGGGACGAACGTCAACGACCTGCGGGTGGTCGTCGTCGGGGGCGAGGCGGGCCACGCCGCGGACGACTGA
- a CDS encoding zinc metalloprotease encodes MSTNSTLRFSSRELRDLLVAWMALGLAFAIFFAGGGQRALANVLGGGVAGPFLVSLLTAGVGFLLHELAHKVVAVRFGQIAEFRADYGMLFLAIMSAMVGFIFAAPGAVYHRGRLTDRQHGLIALAGPVTNLLLAAVFVPVFVGGVTLGSSFLSLLGSRGVLINLFLAAFNMLPFGSLDGKTVFGWSKLAFLAVFVTSVLLTAGAFLSGLGF; translated from the coding sequence ATGAGTACGAACTCGACACTCAGATTCAGCTCCCGCGAACTCCGCGACCTGTTGGTCGCGTGGATGGCGCTCGGTCTGGCGTTCGCCATCTTCTTCGCCGGGGGCGGTCAGCGAGCGCTGGCGAACGTCCTGGGCGGGGGCGTCGCCGGCCCGTTCCTCGTCAGTCTGCTCACCGCGGGCGTGGGCTTTCTGCTCCACGAACTCGCGCACAAAGTCGTCGCCGTCCGGTTCGGCCAAATCGCGGAGTTCCGCGCCGACTACGGAATGCTGTTTCTGGCGATAATGAGCGCGATGGTCGGCTTCATCTTCGCCGCGCCGGGCGCGGTGTACCACCGCGGGAGACTGACGGACCGTCAGCACGGCCTCATCGCCCTCGCCGGGCCGGTGACGAACCTACTTTTGGCCGCCGTCTTCGTCCCCGTCTTCGTCGGCGGCGTCACCCTCGGGTCGTCGTTCCTCTCGCTTCTCGGCAGTCGCGGAGTCCTCATCAACCTCTTTCTGGCGGCGTTCAACATGCTCCCGTTCGGCTCCCTCGACGGGAAGACGGTGTTCGGCTGGAGCAAACTCGCCTTCCTCGCCGTCTTCGTCACCTCGGTGCTCTTGACCGCCGGGGCGTTCCTCTCCGGACTCGGCTTCTGA
- a CDS encoding ArsR/SmtB family transcription factor — protein MAPLLRTASDTEVDAGPRVIGLDDDDADEILSVLSSATARRILATLHEDPANAAALADEVDTSLQNVQYHLGRLADAGAVEVVDTVYSEKGREMKVYAPSDKPLVVVAADSEETTGLVASLRRLLAAVGLVGLASLVVQWVATAGTTAGGAQIASDRGGGDGAAVEATRAAAESAAASGLPPGLLFFLGGLTVLLVLYGIWYVRTE, from the coding sequence ATGGCCCCCCTGTTGCGCACCGCATCGGACACCGAGGTGGACGCCGGTCCCCGCGTCATCGGCTTGGACGACGACGACGCCGACGAGATTCTGTCGGTGCTCTCCTCCGCGACGGCGCGTCGCATCCTCGCGACACTGCACGAAGACCCCGCGAACGCCGCGGCCCTCGCCGACGAGGTGGACACCTCCCTCCAGAACGTCCAGTACCACCTCGGCCGGTTGGCCGACGCCGGCGCGGTCGAAGTCGTAGACACCGTCTACTCCGAGAAGGGCAGGGAGATGAAGGTGTACGCCCCCTCCGATAAACCCCTCGTCGTCGTCGCCGCAGATAGCGAGGAGACGACCGGACTCGTCGCGTCGCTTCGCCGCCTGCTTGCGGCCGTCGGACTCGTCGGACTGGCGAGTCTGGTGGTTCAGTGGGTCGCTACCGCCGGAACGACCGCGGGCGGCGCGCAAATCGCGTCCGACCGCGGCGGAGGCGACGGCGCGGCAGTCGAGGCGACGCGGGCGGCCGCCGAGTCCGCCGCCGCCTCCGGCCTGCCGCCGGGACTGTTGTTCTTCCTCGGCGGCCTGACCGTCCTGCTCGTCCTGTACGGAATCTGGTACGTCAGAACCGAGTAA
- a CDS encoding bifunctional nuclease family protein, whose translation MNHRAEVKGIGVGMDSEGGNVPAVILRARDEYLPIIITTDQAQAIQLSLSGEPFERPLTHDLLVEMITEFGGAIDTIRIDDLSDGTFYAKIDAERYEDGEPRKFVFDARPSDAVALAVRVDCPILVSDEVMDDAGQPPERFDLGESPGDDDFEF comes from the coding sequence ATGAATCACCGGGCCGAGGTGAAAGGTATCGGCGTCGGAATGGACTCCGAGGGTGGAAACGTCCCGGCGGTCATCCTGCGGGCGCGCGACGAGTACCTCCCCATCATCATCACCACCGACCAAGCGCAGGCCATCCAACTGTCGCTGTCGGGCGAACCGTTCGAGCGACCGTTGACGCACGACCTGCTCGTGGAGATGATAACGGAGTTCGGCGGCGCGATAGACACCATCCGGATCGACGACCTCTCGGACGGGACGTTCTACGCGAAGATAGACGCCGAACGCTACGAGGACGGGGAACCGCGGAAGTTCGTCTTCGACGCCCGACCCAGCGATGCGGTGGCGCTGGCGGTGCGCGTGGACTGTCCCATCCTCGTCTCCGACGAGGTGATGGACGACGCGGGACAACCGCCGGAACGGTTCGACCTCGGCGAGTCGCCCGGCGACGACGACTTCGAGTTCTAA
- a CDS encoding TraB/GumN family protein: MSEEATGEGRVRVVGTAHVSADSIREVEDAIEEDRPDVVAVELDEGRYRSMKGGTPDDIEPGDLLRGNTVFQFIAYWMLSYVQAQLGERFDVEPGADMLAAVETAEELGIDVALVDRDIQETMQRFWSRMSLLEKLRMVGGLAFGLGDVRGVGVVLGLFSGVFIGALIAIVGGSLGIGMSILARATGGAVVAVAAGALVWILGAAALDAEDRALAAVGVGVALGGVAGFGLGVADPLVSSLGPFFVRIVGSMSLGLLTGVTLGAATGVVVGAFGGGAGDDVEEFDMSKMTDTDVVSAMMEEFRAFSPGGAEALIDERDAYIAHQLVGLRQSGANVVAVVGAGHREGIEHYLRFPQDLPPMSSITGTTSGRFPWGKIVGTLISLVAVASFVLLALSTVGNSALIRLFLAWFLINGVFAAGLAKAAGSRWLSALVGGAVAWMTSINPLLAPGWFTGYMELRHTPVNVSDIGTLNELMDDEEKPLDELVSEMFDVPLFRLIMVVAATNVGSVVASLLFVAYVLPLFALDLGGADGVTRLMLEGARNGWDIVWGALTGGS, encoded by the coding sequence ATGAGTGAGGAAGCGACCGGAGAGGGTCGCGTCCGGGTCGTGGGCACCGCGCACGTCTCCGCCGACAGCATCCGCGAAGTCGAAGACGCGATAGAAGAGGACCGCCCCGACGTGGTCGCCGTCGAACTCGACGAGGGCCGCTATCGGTCGATGAAGGGCGGCACCCCCGACGATATCGAACCCGGAGACCTGCTCCGCGGAAACACCGTCTTCCAGTTCATCGCCTACTGGATGCTCTCGTACGTCCAAGCGCAGTTGGGCGAACGGTTCGACGTCGAACCCGGCGCGGACATGCTCGCCGCCGTCGAGACGGCCGAGGAACTCGGCATCGACGTCGCCCTCGTGGACCGCGACATCCAAGAGACGATGCAGCGCTTCTGGTCGCGGATGAGCCTGCTGGAGAAACTGCGGATGGTCGGGGGCCTCGCCTTCGGACTCGGCGACGTGCGGGGCGTCGGCGTCGTCCTCGGCCTGTTCTCCGGTGTCTTCATCGGGGCGTTGATCGCCATCGTCGGCGGGAGCCTCGGCATCGGGATGTCGATTCTCGCCCGCGCCACCGGCGGTGCCGTCGTCGCCGTCGCCGCGGGCGCTCTCGTCTGGATTCTCGGCGCGGCGGCGTTGGACGCCGAGGACCGCGCCCTCGCCGCAGTCGGCGTCGGCGTCGCCCTCGGCGGCGTCGCCGGGTTCGGACTCGGCGTCGCGGACCCACTCGTTTCGTCGCTGGGCCCGTTCTTCGTCCGCATCGTCGGCAGCATGTCGCTCGGACTCCTGACCGGCGTGACCCTCGGTGCGGCCACCGGCGTCGTCGTCGGCGCGTTCGGGGGCGGCGCGGGCGACGACGTCGAGGAGTTCGACATGTCGAAGATGACCGACACGGACGTCGTGAGCGCGATGATGGAGGAGTTCCGCGCGTTCTCGCCCGGCGGCGCGGAGGCCCTCATCGACGAACGCGACGCCTACATCGCCCACCAACTCGTCGGCCTCCGGCAGTCGGGCGCGAACGTCGTCGCCGTCGTCGGCGCGGGCCACCGCGAGGGCATCGAACACTACCTCCGATTCCCCCAGGACCTGCCGCCGATGTCGTCGATAACGGGGACGACGTCGGGACGCTTTCCGTGGGGGAAGATAGTCGGGACGCTCATCTCGCTCGTCGCCGTGGCGTCGTTCGTCCTGCTCGCGCTCTCGACGGTGGGCAACAGCGCGCTGATTCGGCTGTTCCTCGCGTGGTTCCTCATCAACGGCGTCTTCGCGGCCGGACTCGCGAAGGCCGCCGGGTCGCGGTGGCTCTCGGCCCTCGTCGGCGGCGCAGTCGCGTGGATGACGTCCATCAACCCGCTTCTGGCCCCGGGCTGGTTCACGGGCTACATGGAGCTTCGCCACACGCCGGTGAACGTCAGCGACATCGGTACGCTCAACGAACTGATGGACGACGAGGAGAAACCGCTCGACGAGCTCGTCTCGGAGATGTTCGACGTGCCGCTGTTCCGCCTCATCATGGTCGTCGCGGCGACGAACGTCGGCAGCGTCGTCGCCTCCCTGCTGTTCGTCGCGTACGTCCTGCCGCTGTTCGCGCTCGATTTAGGCGGCGCCGACGGCGTCACGCGACTGATGCTCGAAGGCGCGCGGAACGGGTGGGACATCGTCTGGGGCGCGCTGACCGGCGGTTCCTAA